The Ziziphus jujuba cultivar Dongzao chromosome 12, ASM3175591v1 sequence TAAGGCACAAAAGTAGACTCAAGTGGCATATTAGAAGAagtaaaaagaattataaaaagtaagtattattgaaaattaaactcATTTTACACTGTTATAAGAAAACAGAATGATCAATGAAATACTGTGGATCACAAATCATCATTCCCTTCAAGCAGGCCAGTATAATTTTATCTTCTGGAATTACTGTACTGCAGTGTACCATTATAAAATTCAGTCTTCAGATTCAAGTGAATTTGCAATGTAATTGAAGTAGATAGGTCACACATGTGAAAACAACCCTCAAGAGAAAAAAGGATTAAAACATAATTCCCTCAGCAGTTCAGCAAgaagaaagcaagaaaaaaataaatgtagacAGCCAAGTTTATGAATATTACATTCTGAAGTCTCTCGTATTCCTGCTGGCTATACTTTGTGATTTCTGTTTGCTCACTAAGTGCAGCCTGTAATCTCCAAATCTGTAAGAGGAAGAATGTAGCATATGAAGAAAGTAAAAGAGGGGCATAATATGAAGTTCTAAGTTTGATggtaaaaataaagatttattaAGTACAGATAATTTGTTGCTAGAAgcccaaaggaaaagaaaacagtAGTCACCTCCTCAACAAGATCTGCTTTAGgcattttcttcacaatttcagGTGAGAAAGTGTTGTACCTGAGTAATAATGTCAAAAGTGAAAAATTCGCAAACAAAAAATCAATGTCTGGATGCTGATTTAAATGACAACGTATTTTCAACTTTAACAGAAATTATTCCATGATATAGATATAACTTTAACATAATTTATGTCTCTGATATACTCTTGCAGTGACACCAAATGTAGACATTTCAACTTCAATTTAGCAGTTCATAGATATAACGTAGATATATCTTTTTCCTGTAGGAGAAGGCCCCATCAAAATGCTACAAGTTGAAGTTATGCAGCAGTCACAGATCAAGCATCGataatcaacaaaaacaataatgcaTATTTCTTGTCTAGAGAACATAAGGTGCTAGGAGATGGAGATTCCAGGCCCATCCAGTAATTGAGAAAGTGGCATAGAAGGAGGACCACCTACATCtgcataaaattaatatacagTATATAAAGGTACCACATAAAGTAAAGAAAGCACAGACCCTGAAGCCCCAGAACTATATATCCTAGCCTGCTCCTCTCGACTTCCTTCATCAATCGACCACCAACCTATCAACCTGCCAACAGATTGAACCACATACAGTTACAAAGGCTATAGATGCTAGGCAATTCGTGTTGGCCTGCCCAGCAAGATCTCCAAGTTGCCAAAATTTAAGTCTTTGCAATAAATTACTACCTTGAACCACGGTGCAAGAAACCAAAACAATCCTGAACTTTTGATGCTATGCTAAAGTATCTTCTAGAACCAAATCCATTATTTAATAAGATAATAACTTTCTCCACCAATCTATATACAGCAAATAAAACCCCAGCTCCTTGCAGCAAAAGAAGAGGAGAAAAAACAATTGGTATTGAAAGATGCCTAGCACCAGATGGTCCTGCCTGCAATTACAAAAGTGCTTATAATGAAGACAACTTAAGAAAATCGTCCAGAACCATCCAGAAGTGTACTCTAATTCCTGTATTACCTCTAGGTAAATAAAAAGCAGGATCTGGAAAATAATGAAAGGAATTTTCATAACATGCCCACCAACATCCTGCAGGTCACATATTCCACTCTGTTGCTGGTCTTCGTCTGAAGAAATTACCAAGCCTCTATTCCAGTCAAGATATCTAATATTCATTGAAGATGAATAGGATTCTCTAATGTGAGAATGCCTATGAATTGCTGGATTATACCACTTTGTGCAAACAAGGAAGGCAAAACCTTCTGCAATTCTATGAAAGAACAAACAAGGATCAATTTCGTGGTAAAAActaagaaaacaaaatgcaaaataattaaacattaatataatacaaattatCTGTACCCAAAGTTTATAAATAAGTCCCACCAGCCTAGAGCAGCTACATCACCTGCGTATCGTTGCATGGTAAGTTAGAAGGATgcatcataaaatataaaaatgatctTTTCTTAGTGCATGCCAACcatatatgaattttaagaATATCATCACTATGATGCATTTCACAAGACTATTGTTGATGATTAACAAACATAGAAGCAACTAAATTGCAATCATGCACTCTCAACTCTTCATACACTTCTTGACGACACTAATTTTTCTTACAGAGAAAAAGAATGTTTGCATAATCATGTAAAATGATAAACAGATCACTTACCACATATCTTCAGAAGAGTGAATATTGTTGCAGCAAGAAAGAAGACCATAGATATTGAAACCCAGAAGTGCTAGAAACCAATGATCGATAATTAGTATACAAGACACCATATTATGACACAAGTAAAACATCACATAACAATTTCCATTATTATTGTCACTATAGTAAAGAGAAAAGTTGCCAACATAATTTACTCTGTTATCATCTAgatccaaattttattattaggaGACTAGGTGTCAAATTCCAACATTCTTTGACTTTCTTCTTGTAACAAAATAACTCatcaaagaaaggaaaaaacctTTTTACCCGTTGTTTTACCCGCAACTACTAAAATAAtgtctgaaatttttttttacatacatGCAGTCTATTACAgtagtttttaaataaatcagaTGCACATCAGGAGCTAAGAGTTGCTTTAAAAGACTTGGCATATGAAATTTCAAATTGCTGACTCCAATTCCATATGAACACTCCAGAACAACTGGAAAATCCATTCCAGACAAAAGAAAATTAGTGTAGCTGTAGATTGGAACAGAGGTATGGAATACATTTTCAGATTACAACAACCTACCTTCATATGTCCCTATGTTATATGATAAGATACTCTCCACTTCATTGATATAATATCTAATGGGGGTTTAAAggaatattatatatttccaaGTTATGTTCCAAACTTAGAGCTCATTCCATGCAATATAAAGCCCGTGCACAACCCTATTTCAGAAAGGCTCTTAATTATTTGGAGTACCgtagaataaaattatgatTAACGTTTTGAACTTCAATTCTTGGAACGTTATGTTTAAATTCAATTGAGAATCCTAATACAGACTGCTAAGTAATTACCAATAAGAAATCCATGCAAGATATTACATCTATGATTAACCTGATTAGCCTAATGAGTATCTTCAACTTGGAACCAGGAGCCAGACTAAATAAGTTGTGGCATAAGCACCTAAGAGTTAAAATAAAGGTGGTTAGTGGCGTTAAAGGTAAGTCATGGAAGCTTTGAAAGTGAAACACATTCATGTCAGTGACTTCTATCATACTAAGTTTCTCAAATCAAGGGCTCTAATATACATTGAAAAATGTGAGTACAAGTTCATTAAGATTAGGATGGAATGAAAAGAGCTTTAAATTTGGAagtcatctttttcttcttgttctcaAATATGTTTCAGATGCCATTAAGAAATTTGTGCTTTGATTATCATTGTTCTAATTCCATAATGAGAAATTCACAGTCACCACTAGCATAGACCCTAATTCACAGGACCACAGATAGATGAAAAGCATGAAAGCTTATTACAAATAACAGTATGAAAGGTGTACTTTCTTATTAACCCTTCAACCGATGAAATAAATGGAAACTTACAGGAAGCGTCTCCCATATCACATCATCACTCATGGTTTCATCATCTCCAGGCATTAAAGCCTTACACATCCTATATAGCAGAAACAATATTAGTACACACCAtttaacaaaacaaattaaaaaaatgaacaatGCAAACAACAAGATATTCTACATAGAAAAAACCATTAAGATATCTCAAGTTGAATGGAggtaacttaaaaaaaaaaaaattcttgcacGGGGGGGTGGAGAGGGGGTGGTGTTTAGTTCTTGCCTGAGTCCAAGCGGAGGTTTGATAAGACAACACTATGGTAAATGAGGTGTCCATATAAAGAAATGgcttatttcaaaataatttttatctaattcaATAAATTGAACTAGTTGGATTTAGAGTTTGTCAAtattatgttctaatttgcaaaGTCAATTTCAATCACAATTGTATGAACTCCATATTTGGCTGAATGGTCAAAAATGATTACTGTACattgaagataaaaataaaagcaaaatcaTGATTGAAAGAATATATGTAATATGTAGTATACATTTGTGCGTGTGTATACCTGATATTGTCAAACAAAATTGCTGCTTCAAAAACCAACAAAGGAATAAATACAATCTTCAATGATACAACTGCAGTACATTAAAATTCACCAGGAAAGAATTAATAATTCCTGAGCAATGTTACATGCATGAGTAAATAATTGTTAAAGGTCTTAAAGAAAAAggggagaaaaagaaatattgcCCCAAAGTGCTGTGTTTATACCATTATTGTTCTGCAGGTATATACAAAGGAGTACTTCAAAAGCAACAAGCAATGGTGTTGCCATGACAGCATGAAAGGGCGCCCACTGtccatgaaaaaaaattaagtgaattTTAGCCACCCTATTACTACAATTAGACAATCAAGTTTCAATTTATCCATgttaaatgaaaagaaatatgGAAGAGCCATACATGACGATCATGAGGAAGTGCCGGAGCAGGTATGGAGAATCTTCCCCGCGCGACAACAACATGGAAAAGCCACAGGGGGGAAAATATAATCCTATAGGGTAATGACAATGACCCAAAAAAGAACATCATTAAACACCAAATTAGAAGAGAAAGTGGAGCCTCCATTATGATTTAGTGCACAAAGAAGACCTATCAAATAGATCCATAAGGAGCTAAAAGTTTTATTTCAGCAAAGATATCTGCAAAACCACAATACCGCGACAAtagaaaaaagattaaattaaattaaatcgaATCCCTACAGAGCAACATGGCAGCTTCCATGCCATTAGGTGAAAATTTATCATAAAGGCTTTGATGCATATTATCAAAGCTAATATATTTTCCAAACTGGAATTTCTGGTTGTtgaaattatactttttttcttcttttttttttttttttttttttcagttccaAACCGTATCGGGACtcaaaaaaagtaaacaatcCGAAACCTATCAAATAAAATTCTGGAATAAACTTATAAAATTGAAGAGAAAATGCGaatgaaaatataaagaataaataataagttCTGACTTTGAAGCAGAGCcttcaaggtttttttttttttttttaattattattattattattatttcctcgGAAACAAGGTAATTCTAAGAAATTCTGTCTCTCCGCAACACCTTATACACAGAGAATTCACATGCAAActtagatatacatatatataccatGAAATTCCCAAATTTGACCACCTTTCCTTCTATAGAAAATGTTGTAAAGGTAGAAAAAATAAGAGAAATTCACAATTCACAACTCTATAACAGTTCTAACGGCCATCCtaactccatttttttttttttttcctactgcATCCTCAAATTTCTTGGCAaccaaacagaaaaataaataaataaataaaccacaaaaaaaaaggaaagaaaaagaaaatacgaACCACCAAGGGAAGCGAACGGCATGGTGGAGTTTGAGAACGAGCAAAAGCGTGAAGGAGAAGAGCAAACCATGAGCCACCAGAGCCTGTAATGACTTCGCCACACGCGTCCACGTCATAACTCTCCTATGAACCAACATTTCTCAGAACCGAACCAAATGCAGAGCTCAACACAACACACACAATtacaaactctctctctctctctctctctctctgtgcgcCTTTCTTCTCCAATTTCTCAGTCTATGCAGAGCGAATTAATTGCAGGAACCGCAGGGAAAAAGAATTGCAGAGAAGCTCAtcggaaaaaaattaaaaaaaaaaaaaccgaaacgCGACCACTTCAATTCAATCATGCGAATATGAGGAGCGTTCCAATCGTCTTTCTGTGACTTTGCTTTCACGCTAACGTTGTGAAGAAAAGACGACGACGAATTGCTCTGTTGGATCGGATGTTTTTGGCTGACTGTAATACCCCTCGATCTGTGTTTAAATCCACACAGGGAAATGTAAGGATTTAGGTGGTGTTTGGGGAGAAGTATAGGGGCAAAATGGGGTAGTGGTGGTAATAAAGGTAGAGGAGAATAACATTTAAAGCAGTCCACTTGCCCATTGTTTTTTGTTAGTttgttttaattggttttggtttGAATTGCAGGATAATTACGTGCTTTGGGTGCTGTGAAAGTTGGCTTTGGAAGACAGTGGATAATTACTAATTAGTAgactttatatttttctatttttctatttttctatttttctatttttttattattttattgtttaaaaattgGAGTTATATAAAGTGgattttttactaatttttttgggaaaaaaaaattgtcatgtCCATGTAGATGTTTTTCTTGATTTCgtcatcaattttttggatTCCTTCTAACAACGTCAAaggttgtgtgtgtgtgtgtgtgtgtgcattttattttttttttctcactctataaatacaaaaacatacccaaaaaaaaatcaaaattatataaaaaaagaaaattccttttttgttttgaaatctcACCTATTCCGGTACACAATTAAatggatttaatatttacatcccaaaaaaaaatgaatttaatatttttacatttgtGAAAATAGTACCTGTcagaatttcaaatatatatatatatatatatatatatataaaaggtgaTTATGGcaataaaaactaaaaggtGTTTTTTGTAATTTCCTAAATTCAAATAACGGATATGCGATACTTATAAAATATGATGGcgtgttaatattttttaatgtatacaAATATGATtggtttatatacatattaaattagaaataaatagcactatatatttgtatatataataagcaTTCTTTCAAAAAAGGAAATGATAAGTACGTcagggcatatatatatatatatatatatatataaatttttttttggtaataaagtCCGGGCATTTGTATGAATCAGCAGTACACGTAACGTATCAAAACTATTCTTTCACCAAAgcgttttgatttattttatttgtatttcaaattagtgctcttttttattattatttttccaaattacaaaaaataactTCATCACTGAATATTTGTTTTTCCCATAACAACtaccaaaattatatattaagttaATATATAGCGTGTAGGCTCAATTTTAAGTTAATTATACATTGGACTATTCTTTCAaccataattgatttttttaaatcattttttatgattttttatttttaaatgcgaATAATTTACCAACTGATTTAAGTTCATttgatataattgatattttaatatatttttttttccaccccTCAGTAATCTACACATAGAAGTTAATAACTTATTATAATATTGtactacaataataataataataataattgtttggtGCTAcctcttcttattttttttttaaagaaaaaaaaaaaaaaaaaagaaacgcaAAGACCTATTAATCTCTTTGGAAGAAAGCCATTCAATACaatcaaaattcacaaaatgtCCAACTGTCTTATAGGAGGTTTTTCAAATAAATGGAAAGCGTAAGTGCTTAACTAAAATCAAAGCTAATCTCTGGGTATGAAATAACTGGACAAAAAAAAcaactatttaattaattggtgtCATCTAAAGGAGTACAATCTTGCTACGTATCGTTCATTCAAGCAAACTGGGCCCCCTATCTGATAGTGGACTTTACCATAATTAAGGACCTCGAAGGAAGCTTCCGACTTCCtacatatcaaaaataaattcaaaactgTTTTAAGTGTCATAATTTgcgtcgtttttttttttttttttttttttcttatttgagaAAACTTCAAATTGtaagaataatatatttatgaaaaaggaaaaagagcaaTACTTTGCACTactttttttccaaatatatatgtgaaaacaTTAATAAGAAAGCAAGGAAAAAGTCAGTTGAGatagcttttttcttttctaaacatAACTATTATTAATGTCTTTGGGATAGTTCAATTCAGGAGGAGTTGATAATCCATACATCATAATCTCAAGATCAGGTGGTAAAGTTCCCTCCTCcgaatttatacatatatatatatatatatataaagactaTTATAAGTATGATTTCTCTTTGGGCCATTCCAACCTAAGGATTGATTTGAAACCAATTGAGAATAGGTGGGCCCCAAAGAGGAGTCCAAACCAAATGGACCAAATATGTGCCACTGGTTTCCAAGACTATGGCAGCATCTTTCTCTGTTGGGTGGTTCTTTATACACCACAAAAATAACTGTATAGACATCTCGATAATgccaaaggaaaaaacaaaaaaccaaaaaaaaaagagtttcagagcttcttcttcattttttttttcttttttgaaattttaaattctttgttcatttaaaaagaataatctTTTAACAACTTTCTAATAGGCCGTAAGCTGAAGGACTTCTACTTGTAACACGATATAAAATTATACATACAGAATAATATGCACTAtttatccaaataataataatagtaacaataataataatatgcacCGCTGAAGGACTTCTACTTGTAACACGGTATAAAATTATACATACAGAATAATATGCACTATTtacccaaataataataatatgcaccgttttctttttccttaaaccacacacacacacacacatatatatatatatatatatatttggtaatttaACCATATATAGGATTGAATGTAAGATTATGTGACAACTATTTTTGTTAGGGATATATATGATAACTTTTCATAGTCATTAGTTAGAAGTATTAAATTCCAATGACATTGCATTTTCTCATTGCAATGTCAAAAAATAACATAGTTGGTTTTTTTGTGCTCTCTAATAGCATATTGCAAAAAATGCTATTTAGTATCGAAAAtgcaattgaaattttttttgtaactaCTATAAAATTTATGGGGTTTATaccattaaataatataatgtttaatttttattttttgattattaaagttaaaagaagtgGATCCAATTCAATATTCTTCACTTAACAACGCCttcttacaattttttttttttaataacttaaaACCCAATTGAAAGCCTAATTGATATAGGGAGAGAAATTGAGAAGCAATTATAAATAGTTGTAGATTAAAAGTACGGTGGGTATATAGATATGgtggtaaaaataaataaaaaaaggtggtAGATGAAAAAACATGTtggtagataaaataaaatatgctagtaaataaaattttaaatataaagaaaagtaaataaactttaatagatgaaaaaaaaaaagtgatatagataaaaatatgaTGTATAATTGTGATAGAAGTTTAATATAATAATGTgattaaaagtatatatatatatatatatatatatatgccaacgCTATTTTTTGCCATATATTATTGAAGAGGTAAtgctaaaatttgaaattgcacTAGCATTTAACATTGGAGAAGGTATATCaatgacaaaattttaaaatgccaATTGTAAAAGGTAATCTGCTATTGAAAATGCTTTTAGCTCGGGGGTAAAATTATCGATAACACATTTCAAGATTTCTAATATTTCTCACTAAGTTCAGGATGTAAGCCTTAATTGAGTTGAAATACACTTTAAGTTTTAATGAATTTAGTGTtgtcccccccaaaaaaaaaaatattattaattagaataaggatttcaaagaaaaaaaaacgaaagaagGGTCATTAAGATGTAAAAAACTGGAAATCTCATCAAAAGAAGAAATagtttctcatatatatatatatatgacgtttaaaatataataaaaatagcgTATGATTGGAATCctcaatattaattttattagattgCATTGAGCCCTAATCCAAAAACATTAAGCGTATCAATAAAGGAGAAAGTTATTGAATATGAATATTTGACTAATTTAGATAACTTTACAAAGATCAGTTCtagaaatttttgaataaaatagtgATAAGTAGATATACTACactagtaaaaattaattattaattttttcggTAATTAATATTATAGAGAGAATAAACTCGATCACTAACAAAAGCTATACATGCATGCATCAACTACATTTTCTTCCAATGCTATTTTCCTCTTAAACCATTGATTATAACAAGAAAATCTTAACTAGCTAAAGTTAAGTCCAATTGTATCAACTTTAAAATTAAGCTTAACTTATATAATTTCACACACAAAATGTTAAGAACACCACAAATAAGTAATCACAATTATACCAAATCCATGCTTAATTTCTGATAAAAACAAATCACTAAATCACATATTAATTAGTTCATttagatacacacacacatattttgcttaatttgaattaattaatcgaaATGCTTTAGAGAAAATTcagattaatataataatttcttaTGCATGCGCGCATGTGGTGAGAAATGACTTTCACAAGCTCTGTGCCATGAACTTTCTAGGATTAATGAATTTGGATATTCAaacttaaattaataattactacTTAGTATCACTCTCTCTTTAAAATAGCTTACTGGTACAACTAACTGAAAGcattaataaaattgataagaCGCATACTTGATCCACAAGCattttttccaaaacttttCCTGGTCTCCATCATGCAAACATAGTTTTATGCTTTTGGTATGGCATTAAAACTTATAATGTCAATGAATCTGCAGATGCATGCATGCAGCTATATAGAtacacaacatatatatatatatatatatatatatatgtatatatgtagaaaCTCGACAAAATATAGACTTGATCGTATACCCTTTATACCAATGTAAAGTAAAGAAATATTATATGACACAACATAACCAATTTAACCttacttatataattatatgtttttaatttcataagccatacaaattaaaagatataaataacccataaaacaaaaaagataataattataaaataaaataaaataaaatatagaaggGAAAATCCAAGAAACCGAAACGGtgaaatacaatatatatatatatacacattgagTTCCTAATAAATTAGTCAAATAGATAGATGGGTACTGAGATATTCTCGTGACAGTACTGAACAtatgcatcatcatcatcatcatgcattCCTGATTAGGGTTTTGCAATTTGCATTTTTCTGAAAACCAGTGAGGAGAGGGATATTAATTGTGAAAGAAgaagatggtgatggtgatATATAGCTGTTAAGTTAAAGCCTAGCTGGCTCTGGTGAGGACGTAATGCAGCAAATGATGAGAAACTACATTCGTCACCATTCTAATGAATAACTACAAATATCCCCACCAGTTTCTctgaggaaagagaaaaagaaaagacggaaaaaaaaaaaaaagacactaaaaaacaaaaaccaaaccaaaaaccCAGCTGAGAGACTCTGCGAACTTTGAGTTCAAATAGgatcagaaaagaaaaaaagaaaaaaaaaaagaaaagaaaaaaaagagctaTTTAATCAAGTCCGGATTTTTCTATCTTCGGTCTTTATATAAGGTTTCTCTCCTCACGAAAAAGATATCCttcactcttttctttttttttttttttttttttttccttctctttcttttctcttttcctaACAGACAAACATAATcaatatctctctctttctctctctcacctATAGTTTTGGAGAAAATGCAAGTACAAAAAACCACAACCATCATTACCTATTTGTTCTTCCCGTGGAacaatacataaacatataagacacgccaaaaaaaaaaaaaaacaaaaaaaaacaaaaaacaaaaaaccacacGCACAAGAAATAAccgaaaaacaaaaagtaaaaaaaaaaattaaaaaaaaaacatttatcaatttttttaaaaaaaatatatatatcaaagagaCCTGTGTTGTTGTTCAAGGATGTTGATGTTATTAGTCCTTTGTCTCTTAACACTTCCAGTAGAAGACTCATCTCCACCTGTCTTCTCCATAACAGCTTTAAGCGCTTCTTGGATTGAACTTATACAATATTGGCTTTGTTGTTGATGAGGTTGATCATGATCTTGTTCTTCGCCGCAACTTGAATCTTCTTGATCACCGGTGATGAATAACACATTCTTTACTCGTCCACCGAGTGTGGTTATCTCGGCTTTCAATGTTTTCAAGCGCATTGCTTTTAATGTCTTGATAAGATCAGGTAAAAGATCCGAACGGTCTTCGCAGCAAAGCGAGGCTTTGATTATAAACCTACCGTCTTCTTCAGATGCTTCCTCATCGACTATTAGTTCGTCCATTTCGGTTGGCACTGGACTTGTTTCTGCTATTAATGAAGTTTGACGTTTGAGTTCTTTAACATGTTGGATTACTTCTGCTAGCAATGAAGCTTTGTCCGTCTGGAAAAgtgaaaacaaacaaattg is a genomic window containing:
- the LOC107429516 gene encoding uncharacterized protein LOC107429516 isoform X2; protein product: MLVHRRVMTWTRVAKSLQALVAHGLLFSFTLLLVLKLHHAVRFPWWIIFSPLWLFHVVVARGRFSIPAPALPHDRHWAPFHAVMATPLLVAFEVLLCIYLQNNNVVSLKIVFIPLLVFEAAILFDNIRMCKALMPGDDETMSDDVIWETLPHFWVSISMVFFLAATIFTLLKICGDVAALGWWDLFINFGIAEGFAFLVCTKWYNPAIHRHSHIRESYSSSMNIRYLDWNRGLVISSDEDQQQSGICDLQDVGGHVMKIPFIIFQILLFIYLEAGPSGARHLSIPIVFSPLLLLQGAGVLFAVYRLVEKVIILLNNGFGSRRYFSIASKVQDCFGFLHRGSRLIGWWSIDEGSREEQARIYSSGASGYNTFSPEIVKKMPKADLVEEIWRLQAALSEQTEITKYSQQEYERLQNYSNSRR
- the LOC107429516 gene encoding uncharacterized protein LOC107429516 isoform X1, producing the protein MLVHRRVMTWTRVAKSLQALVAHGLLFSFTLLLVLKLHHAVRFPWWIIFSPLWLFHVVVARGRFSIPAPALPHDRHWAPFHAVMATPLLVAFEVLLCIYLQNNNVVSLKIVFIPLLVFEAAILFDNIRMCKALMPGDDETMSDDVIWETLPHFWVSISMVFFLAATIFTLLKICGDVAALGWWDLFINFGIAEGFAFLVCTKWYNPAIHRHSHIRESYSSSMNIRYLDWNRGLVISSDEDQQQSGICDLQDVGGHVMKIPFIIFQILLFIYLEAGPSGARHLSIPIVFSPLLLLQGAGVLFAVYRLVEKVIILLNNGFGSRRYFSIASKVQDCFGFLHRGSRLIGWWSIDEGSREEQARIYSSGASGYNTFSPEIVKKMPKADLVEEIWRLQAALSEQTEITKYSQQEYERLQNEKILCRVCFEEQIDVVLLPCRHHILCRTCCEKCKKCPICRVAIEERLPVYDI